One Oryza brachyantha chromosome 3, ObraRS2, whole genome shotgun sequence DNA segment encodes these proteins:
- the LOC102700036 gene encoding peroxidase 2-like has translation MGGGGKLAPAAVMVSMAVLMAAVTTTCQAGAVGPYYHGPAASCGLKVGYYRDRCPHAEDIVRGVVGAAVLRDPGVGAGLVRMLFHDCFVEGCDASVLLDPTPANPQPEKLGPPNNPSLRGYEVIDAAKAAVEAACPGVVSCADIVAFAARDASFFLSHTRVAFQMPAGRLDGRYSNASRTLDFLPPPTFNLGQLVANFAVKGLSVEDMVVLSGAHTVGSSHCSSFVPDRLAVPSDMEPYLAAMLRTQCPAKPSSSNDPTVVQDVVTPNALDNQYYKNVLAHRVLFTSDAALLTSPATAKMVVDNANIPGWWEDRFKAAMVKMASIEVKTGNNGEIRRNCRAVNH, from the exons atgggtggtggtggcaagCTCGCTCCTGCTGCTGTGATGGTCTCCATGGCGGTGCTcatggcggcggtgacgacgacgtGCCAAGCGGGGGCGGTTGGGCCGTACTACCATGGCCCTGCTGCTTCGTGCGGGCTCAAGGTCGGGTACTACCGTGACAGGTGCCCGCACGCCGAGGACATCGTCAggggcgtcgtcggcgccgccgtgctccgggaccccggcgtcggcgccggcctcgTCCGCATGCTCTTCCACGACTGCTTCGTCGAG GGATGCGATGCCTCCGTGCTGCTCGACCCGACGCCGGCCAACCCGCAGCCGGAGAAGCTCGGCCCGCCCAACAACCCCAGCCTCCGCGGCTACGAGGTCATCGACGCAGCCaaggccgccgtcgaggccgcctGCCCGGGCGTCGTCTCCTGCGCCGAcatcgtcgccttcgccgcgcGGGACGCCTCCTTCTTCCTCAGCCACACCAGGGTGGCGTTCCAGATGCCGGCGGGCCGCCTCGACGGGCGGTACTCCAACGCCTCGCGCACCCTCGActtcctcccgccgccgacctTCAACCTCGGACAGCTCGTCGCCAACTTCGCCGTCAAGGGGCTCAGCGTCGAGGACATGGTCGTGCTCTCCGGCGCCCACACCGTCGGCAGCTCCCACTGCTCGTCCTTCGTCCCcgaccgcctcgccgtgcccTCCGACATGGAGCCCTATCTCGCCGCCATGCTGAGGACCCAGTGCCCGGCGAAGCCGAGCTCGAGCAACGACCCCACGGTGGTGCAGGACGTCGTGACGCCCAACGCGCTGGACAACCAGTACTACAAGAACGTGCTCGCCCACAGGGTGCTCTTCACGTCGGACGCGGCGCTCctgacgtcgccggcgacggcgaagatgGTGGTGGACAATGCCAACATCCCCGGGTGGTGGGAGGACAGGTTCAAGGCGGCCATGGTGAAGATGGCCTCCATCGAGGTGAAGACTGGCAACAATGGCGAAATCAGGAGGAACTGCAGAGCCGTCAATCACTAA
- the LOC102700317 gene encoding peroxidase 2-like gives MAGLCALLVAGALFVAATASMVGGVAGFYVPPPGPAAACGLKVGYYRDRCPHAEDIVRGVVGAAVLRDPGVGAGLIRMLFHDCFVEGCDASVLLDPSPANPQPEKLAPPNNPSLRGFEVIDAAKAAVEAACQGVVSCADVVAFAARDASFFLSNSRVAFQMPAGRLDGRYSNASRALDFLPPPTFNLAQLVANFAVKGLSVEDMVVLSGAHTVGRSHCSSFVPDRLAAPSDIDPSFAFTLRGQCPASPSPGNDPTVVQDAVTPNTLDSQYYKNVLAHRALFTSDASLLASPATAKMVVDNANIPGWWEDRFKEAMVKLAAVEVKTGGNGEVRRNCRAVN, from the exons ATGGCTGGGCTCTGTGCtctgctcgtcgccggcgcgctgttcgtggcggcgacggcgagcatgGTAGGAGGGGTGGCTGGGTTCTACGTACCGCCGCCTGGCCCTGCTGCTGCGTGCGGGCTCAAGGTCGGGTACTACCGTGACAGGTGCCCGCACGCCGAGGACATCGTCAggggcgtcgtcggcgccgccgtcctccgggaccccggcgtcggcgccggcctcATCCGCATGCTCTTCCACGACTGCTTCGTCGAG GGATGTGATGCCTCCGTGCTGCTCGACCCGTCGCCGGCCAACCCGCAGCCGGAGAAGCTCGCCCCACCCAACAACCCCAGCCTCCGCGGCTTCGAGGTCATCGACGCCGCCaaggccgccgtcgaggcggcCTGCCAGGGCGTCGTCTCCtgcgccgacgtcgtcgccttcgccgcgcGCGACGCCTCCTTCTTCCTCAGCAACAGCAGGGTGGCGTTCCAGATGCCGGCGGGCCGCCTCGACGGCCGCTACTCCAATGCCTCGCGCGCCCTCGActtcctcccgccgccgacctTCAACCTCGCCCAGCTCGTCGCCAACTTCGCCGTCAAGGGGCTCAGCGTCGAGGACATGGTGGTGCTCTCCGGCGCCCACACCGTCGGCCGCTCGCACTGCTCCTCCTTCGTCCCcgaccgcctcgccgcccccTCCGACATCGACCCGTCGTTCGCCTTCACGCTTCGTGGCCAATGCCCGGCGAGCCCGAGCCCAGGCAACGACCCCACGGTGGTGCAGGACGCCGTGACGCCCAACACGCTGGACAGCCAGTACTACAAGAACGTGCTCGCCCACAGGGCGCTCTTCACATCGGACGCGTCGCTCCttgcgtcgccggcgacggcgaagatgGTGGTGGACAACGCCAACATCCCCGGGTGGTGGGAGGACAGGTTCAAGGAGGCCATGGTGAAgctggccgccgtcgaggtgaagaccggcggcaacggcgaggTCAGGAGGAACTGCCGGGCCGTCAACTGA
- the LOC102714167 gene encoding 3-oxo-Delta(4,5)-steroid 5-beta-reductase-like, which produces MKWWWAGVYGALMQKKRSERASGSPLRAPARDSVALVVGSTSLAGAALLDILPLEDTPGGPWTVHAISRRPLPAWYAAAQPPSVTHVHLDLADADAVAEALTPLTDITHVFYFAWASSPPPAPSATDIDKEQAEVEERAANCAMLRNVLSVVVPNCPVLAHICIQTSRRHFVDPFEPLSSMPIKLRPFSEDLPRLTYPDLEDTLLDGLNERKGSPVTWSVHRPATIFGFSPRSARNIVASLCVYAAICHEERVKLRWPGSRVVWEGFSDASDAELVAEQALWSALEPNGKNEAFHCTNGDVYTWKLLWPMLAFHFNLEWTGYEGQDQRFKLEEAMAGKEEVWAEIVKEHDLLEADLEEITNWRFVDAVLSEEKAHLDTMNKSKEYGFLGFRNTVRCFNAWVAKLKSSSIVPNLV; this is translated from the coding sequence ATgaagtggtggtgggcgggCGTGTACGGCGCCCTCATGCAGAAGAAGCGGAGCGAGCGCGCGTCGGGGTCGCCCCTCCGGGCCCCGGCGCGGGACAGCGTggcgctcgtcgtcggctccaccagcctcgccggcgccgcgctccTCGACATCCTCCCGCTCGAAGACACCCCGGGCGGGCCGTGGACGGTGCACGCGATCTCCCGCCGCCCGCTCCCGGCGTGGTACGCGGCCGCGCAGCCGCCCAGCGTCACGCACGTCCACCTCGACCTCGCGGACGCCGACGCAGTCGCCGAGGCGCTCACGCCGCTCACTGACATCACCCACGTCTTCTACTTCGCGTGGGCTTCGTCTCCGCCCCCGGCTCCGAGCGCCACTGACATCGACAAGGAGCAGGCTGAGGTCGAGGAGCGCGCGGCCAACTGCGCCATGCTCCGCAACGTCCtctccgtcgtcgtccccaACTGCCCCGTGCTCGCCCACATCTGCATCCAGACCAGCCGCAGGCACTTCGTCGACCCGTTCGAGCCCCTGAGCAGCATGCCCATCAAGCTCCGCCCCTTCTCCGAGGACCTTCCGCGCCTGACCTACCCTGACCTCGAGGACACCCTCCTCGACGGCCTCAACGAACGCAAGGGTTCCCCCGTCACCTGGTCCGTCCACCGCCCCGCCACCATCTTCGGCTTCTCCCCTCGGAGCGCCAGGAACATCGTCGCCAGCCTCTGCGTCTACGCCGCCATCTGCCACGAGGAGCGCGTCAAGCTGCGTTGGCCAGGTTCTCGCGTCGTCTGGGAGGGATTCAGCGACGCCTCCGACGCCGAGCTCGTCGCCGAGCAGGCGCTCTGGTCGGCGCTGGAGCCCAACGGCAAGAACGAGGCGTTCCACTGCACCAACGGGGACGTCTACACGTGGAAACTGCTGTGGCCGATGCTGGCGTTCCATTTCAACCTGGAGTGGACGGGGTACGAGGGGCAGGACCAGCGCTTCAAGCTCGAGGAGGCCATggcggggaaggaggaggtgtGGGCGGAGATCGTCAAAGAGCACGACCTCCTGGAGGCGGATCTGGAGGAGATCACCAACTGGAGGTTCGTCGACGCCGTGCTCAGCGAGGAGAAGGCGCACCTGGACACCATGAACAAGAGCAAGGAGTATGGATTCCTCGGCTTCCGGAACACGGTGAGATGCTTCAATGCCTGGGTCGCCAAGCTGAAGAGTAGCTCCATTGTCCCTAATCTTGTCTGA
- the LOC102714444 gene encoding peroxidase 2-like has translation MGKMAALLVSWTMLIMAAVMAGRAAGFYTPPSPSTCGLEVGYYHGRCPNAEAIVRNVVGAAVLRDSGVGAGLIRMLFHDCFVEGCDASVLLDPTPANPQPEKLGPPNNPSLRGFEVIDAAKAAVEAACPGVVSCADIVAFAARDASFFLSNTRVSFNMPAGRLDGRYSNASRTLDFLPPPTFNLGQLVANFAAKGLSVDDMVVLAGAHTVGRAHCSSFVPDRLAVPSDMDPSFAGMLRGQCPACPSSSNDPTVVQDVVTPNALDNQYYKNVLAHRALFTSDASLLTSPATAKMVVDNANIPGWWEERFKTAMVKLAAVEVKTGGSGEVRRNCRAVN, from the exons ATGGGTAAGATGGCTGCTCTGCTGGTCTCATGGACGATGCTGATCAtggcggcggtgatggcggGAAGGGCGGCGGGCTTCTACACACCGCCAAGCCCTTCCACGTGCGGCCTCGAGGTCGGGTACTACCATGGCAGGTGCCCGAACGCCGAGGCCATCGTCAGGaacgtcgtcggcgccgccgtgctccgGGACTctggcgtcggcgccggcctcATCCGCATGCTCTTCCACGACTGCTTCGTCGAG GGATGCGATGCCTCCGTGCTGCTCGACCCGACGCCGGCCAACCCGCAGCCGGAGAAGCTCGGCCCGCCCAACAACCCCAGCCTCCGCGGCTTCGAGGTCATCGACGCCGCCaaggccgccgtcgaggcggcCTGCCCGGGGGTCGTCTCCTGCGCCGAcatcgtcgccttcgccgcgcGCGACGCCTCCTTCTTCCTCAGCAACACCAGGGTGTCCTTCAACATGCCGGCGGGCCGCCTCGACGGGCGGTACTCCAACGCCTCGCGCACCCTCGActtcctcccgccgccgacctTCAACCTCGGCCAGCTCGTCGCCAACTTCGCCGCCAAGGGGCTCAGCGTCGACGACATGGTCGTGCTGGCCGGCGCCCACACCGTCGGCCGCGCACACTGCTCCTCCTTCGTCCCCGACCGCCTCGCCGTCCCCTCCGACATGGACCCATCGTTCGCCGGCATGCTTCGCGGCCAATGCCCGGCGTGCCCGAGCTCGAGCAACGACCCCACGGTGGTGCAGGACGTCGTGACGCCCAACGCGCTGGACAACCAGTACTACAAGAACGTGCTCGCCCACAGGGCGCTCTTCACGTCGGACGCGTCGCTCctgacgtcgccggcgacggcgaagatgGTGGTGGACAACGCCAACATCCCCGGGTGGTGGGAGGAGAGGTTCAAGACGGCCATGGTGAAgctggccgccgtcgaggtgaagaccggcggcagcggcgaggtCAGGAGGAACTGCCGTGCTGTCAATTAA